Proteins co-encoded in one Lineus longissimus chromosome 11, tnLinLong1.2, whole genome shotgun sequence genomic window:
- the LOC135496333 gene encoding uncharacterized protein LOC135496333 has protein sequence MSGREDSVGNFRLLLHSAIVVANEYGQPVGQQLHEDEAPVAKAPRLDRQEQDEETAPRLRERILELEKREKNRKAEPVEAVLRKESPPTISLGHFKPEIPEWEYAVKFNPIAAEKVKRLQASWTTIGETSPDFTAQQFKLNQVVNDVLLLQKTPVPLDTLPLRDPEHFVAGQLHQNIELWSSIMNDFPESEMVHTWLEKGVDVHSFFRPFKGEFKGQKYNSNEPPVSFFPNSVHCQKQAAFISETLNDRIKAGSVRVWGKVGECPPPKVVMPLVVEPSKPRLCNDQRFLNLWIKDSPFTLDTLKEVPRLVHKDALMFATDEKSGYDHIKLSQTSQTYFGMEWAGWYLVCTTLPFGWKSSAYVYQTVGYAATTFLRHLGIPTIQYIDDRFYVVPKNIDASSIPLLWVFLVLYILTELGYTFSLPKCVLQPMMALKSLGFLVDSSRQAFLLPSDKKQKF, from the exons atgtcaggtcgagaagattcggtaggcaacttccgcctgctgctacattcggccattgtggttgcGAACGAGTATGGACAGCCCGTTGGACAACAATTGCATGAAGACGAAGCACCAGTAGCCAAAGCCCCTCGCCTCGACCGTCAAGAACAGGATGAGGAAACCGCGCCGCGTTTACGGGAACGAATTCTAGAActagaaaagagagaaaagaaccgAAAGGCAGAACCGGTGGAGGCAGTCCTGAGGAAG gaatccccccctactatctcactggggcactttaagccagagattccagaatgggaatatgcggtgaaatttaatccaattgctgccgaaaaggtcaagaggttacaggcgtcttggactaccattggggaaacttctcctgacttcacagctcaacaattcaaactcaatcaggttgtaaatgatgtattacttctacaaaaaactccggtgcctttggacactttgcctttaagggaccctgaacactttgtcgctggacaattgcatcaaaatattgaactttggagttccataatgaacgatttcccagagagcgagatggttcacacttggttggaaaaaggggttgatgtgcattctttctttaggccatttaagggtgaattcaagggtcagaaatacaattcaaacgaacccccagttagtttttttcctaactctgtccattgtcagaaacaagctgcttttatttccgaaaccttgaatgatagaatcaaagcaggttcagtcagagtttggggtaaagttggggagtgtccgccccctaaagtagtcatgcccttggtagttgaaccttcaaagccgagattatgcaatgaccagagattccttaacctgtggattaaggattctcccttcacattagatacattgaaagaagtaccgcgattggtacacaaagatgctctcatgtttgccactgatgagaaatcggggtatgaccatattaaattatcgcaaacttcgcaaacgtattttggcatggaatgggcaggttggtacctagtttgtacgacgcttccgttcggatggaaatcatcggcttatgtttatcaaactgtaggctatgcagctacaaccttcttaagacatttggggatcccaaccatccagtatattgacgacagattctacgtggtccctaagaatattgacgcgtcaagcattcctttgctttgggtctttttggtattatatatccttacagaactaggttacacgttctccttgccaaaatgtgttttgcaaCCTATGATGGCGCTCAAGTCCTTAGGGTTTCTAGTAGATTCTAGCAGGCAGGCGTTTCTTCTGCCATCTGATAAGAAACAGAAGTTTTAA